A section of the Streptomyces sp. NBC_01591 genome encodes:
- a CDS encoding MFS transporter, producing MAASASAPPTTRSLKRIVTASLIGTTIEWYDFFLYGSAAALVFNKLFFPESDPLVGTLLSFLTYAVGFAARPLGALVFGHYGDRLGRKKLLVLSLLMMGGATFAIGLLPTHATVGAAAPVLLTILRLVQGFALGGEWGGAVLLVSEHGDAERRGFWASWPQTGAPAGQLLATGVLSALTALMSESAFGAWGWRIPFLLSGVLVIIGLWIRLSVDESPVFKAALAQAEERRSAAGATEKMPLVAVLRHHWRDVLIAMGARMAENISYYVITAFVLVYATTAADLSKQTALNAVLIASAVHFAVIPMWGALSDRVGRKPVYLVGAIGVGLWTFPFFALIDTRNFGSVLLAVTVGLVFHGAMYAPQAAFFSEMFATRMRYSGASIGAQFASVAAGAPAPLIATALLADFDSSVPISLYVIAAVLITLLAVGCAKETRHRDLTDIEGSTAAPDASGALKADARTV from the coding sequence ATGGCTGCCTCGGCATCCGCCCCGCCTACCACCCGCTCGCTCAAACGCATCGTCACCGCAAGTCTCATCGGCACCACCATCGAGTGGTACGACTTCTTCCTGTACGGGTCAGCCGCCGCGCTGGTCTTCAACAAGCTGTTCTTCCCCGAGTCCGACCCGCTCGTCGGAACGCTCCTGTCCTTCCTCACCTACGCGGTCGGCTTCGCCGCCCGCCCTCTGGGTGCCCTGGTGTTCGGGCACTACGGCGACCGGCTCGGCCGCAAGAAACTGCTGGTGCTCAGTCTGCTGATGATGGGCGGGGCGACGTTCGCGATCGGGCTGCTGCCGACGCACGCCACGGTCGGGGCCGCCGCCCCCGTACTGCTCACCATCCTGCGGCTGGTGCAGGGCTTCGCGCTCGGGGGCGAGTGGGGCGGGGCCGTGCTGCTGGTCTCGGAGCACGGGGACGCCGAGCGGCGCGGTTTCTGGGCCTCCTGGCCTCAGACGGGGGCGCCGGCCGGGCAGTTGCTCGCCACCGGGGTGCTGTCCGCGCTCACCGCGCTGATGTCGGAATCCGCCTTCGGGGCCTGGGGCTGGCGAATCCCCTTCCTGCTCTCCGGTGTCCTGGTGATCATCGGTCTGTGGATTCGTCTCTCCGTCGATGAATCACCGGTCTTCAAGGCCGCGCTGGCGCAGGCCGAGGAGCGCAGGTCCGCTGCCGGGGCGACGGAGAAGATGCCGCTCGTCGCCGTGTTGCGGCATCACTGGCGCGATGTGCTGATCGCCATGGGTGCCAGGATGGCGGAGAACATCAGCTACTACGTGATCACGGCGTTCGTGCTCGTCTACGCGACCACGGCAGCGGATCTGAGCAAGCAGACGGCGCTCAACGCGGTGCTCATCGCCTCGGCCGTCCACTTTGCGGTCATTCCGATGTGGGGCGCGCTGTCGGACCGGGTCGGGCGCAAGCCGGTCTATCTGGTCGGCGCGATCGGTGTCGGGCTGTGGACCTTCCCGTTCTTCGCGCTGATCGACACGCGGAACTTCGGAAGTGTGCTGCTCGCCGTCACCGTCGGGCTCGTCTTCCACGGGGCGATGTACGCACCGCAGGCAGCCTTCTTCTCGGAGATGTTCGCGACCCGGATGCGGTACTCGGGCGCTTCGATCGGCGCGCAGTTCGCGTCGGTCGCGGCCGGTGCTCCGGCGCCGCTCATCGCCACCGCGCTGCTCGCGGACTTCGACAGCTCGGTACCCATCTCGCTGTACGTCATCGCCGCCGTGCTCATCACGCTGCTCGCGGTCGGGTGTGCCAAGGAGACCAGGCACCGGGATCTCACGGACATCGAGGGCTCCACGGCCGCCCCGGACGCCTCCGGGGCGCTGAAGGCCGACGCCCGTACCGTCTGA
- a CDS encoding NUDIX hydrolase, with protein sequence MATPDFIREIRATAGQQLLLLPGVTAIVFDDEGRVLLGRRSDTGKWSVIGGICEPGEQPAMTAEREVYEETAVHCVAERVVLTQALEPVQYANGDRCQYLDVTFRCRATGGEARVNDDESLEVGWFPVDALPPLNEFALFRIKQSMTDGPTWFEPTARQ encoded by the coding sequence ATGGCTACTCCTGATTTCATCCGCGAGATCCGCGCCACCGCGGGCCAACAGCTGCTCCTGCTGCCGGGAGTCACCGCCATCGTCTTCGACGACGAGGGCAGAGTGCTGCTCGGACGCCGTTCCGACACCGGTAAGTGGTCGGTCATCGGCGGCATCTGCGAGCCGGGCGAGCAGCCGGCGATGACCGCGGAGCGCGAGGTGTACGAAGAGACCGCCGTGCACTGCGTGGCGGAGCGGGTGGTGCTCACCCAGGCCCTGGAGCCCGTGCAGTACGCGAACGGCGACCGCTGCCAGTACCTCGACGTCACCTTCCGCTGCCGGGCGACCGGCGGCGAGGCGCGCGTCAACGACGACGAGTCGCTGGAGGTGGGCTGGTTCCCGGTGGACGCGCTGCCGCCGCTGAACGAGTTCGCGCTCTTCAGGATCAAGCAGTCCATGACCGACGGACCCACCTGGTTCGAACCCACCGCCCGGCAGTGA
- the lnt gene encoding apolipoprotein N-acyltransferase, producing MSATITPVEAAQPASAPVSRKRRLVRPAAALIAGVLLYLSFPPRPLWWLVLPGFALLGWVLHRRRLRAGFGLGLLAGLGFMLPLLHWTGEEVGPVPWLALAAAEALFIAVGCIGIAAVSRLTWWPVWAAAVWALDEAVRARVPFGGFPWGKIAFGQADSVFLPLAAVGGTPLLSFAVVLCGFGLCEAVRQFRAYRRTGTLPRAAVAAAAATVLVPVAGAIAALPLVDDSAEDGTATVAAIQGNVPRLGLDFNSQRRAVLDNHVRRTEQLAQEVKEGKVPQPDFVLWPENSSDLDPYRNADARIVIDDAVKAIGVPTVIGAVVEPDSGNLRNTLIQWDPKKGPVDTYDKRHIQPFGEYMPMRSVARIFSSDVDRVQRDFGPGKKVGVFDLAGTNVGLVTCYEAAFDDAVRDTVMHGGQLIAVPSNNATFGRSEMTYQQLAMSRVRAVEHSRSVVVPVTSGVSAVIRPDGKIVEKTKLFTPDALVDEAPLRSSLTPATRMGTLPEGVLVLIAVAGLGLVTVRSVRSRRSR from the coding sequence GTGAGCGCCACCATCACCCCAGTCGAAGCCGCGCAGCCGGCCTCAGCCCCCGTTTCCCGGAAGCGGCGCCTGGTACGGCCCGCCGCCGCCCTGATCGCGGGTGTACTGCTGTATCTGAGCTTCCCGCCGCGCCCTCTGTGGTGGCTGGTTCTGCCCGGTTTCGCCCTGCTCGGCTGGGTGCTGCACCGACGACGGCTCCGCGCCGGGTTCGGGCTCGGCCTCCTCGCCGGGCTGGGCTTCATGCTGCCGCTGCTGCACTGGACCGGCGAGGAGGTCGGACCGGTGCCGTGGCTGGCCCTCGCCGCCGCCGAGGCGCTGTTCATCGCGGTCGGCTGCATCGGGATCGCCGCCGTCAGCCGCCTCACCTGGTGGCCGGTGTGGGCCGCCGCGGTCTGGGCACTCGACGAGGCGGTCCGGGCCAGGGTGCCGTTCGGCGGCTTCCCATGGGGGAAGATCGCGTTCGGACAGGCGGACAGCGTGTTCCTGCCGCTCGCGGCCGTGGGGGGCACGCCGCTGCTCTCCTTCGCGGTGGTGCTGTGCGGCTTCGGTCTCTGCGAAGCGGTACGCCAGTTCCGCGCCTACCGCCGTACGGGCACGCTGCCGCGGGCGGCCGTCGCCGCCGCTGCCGCGACCGTCCTCGTACCCGTCGCCGGTGCGATCGCCGCGCTGCCCCTGGTCGACGACTCGGCGGAGGACGGCACCGCGACCGTCGCCGCGATCCAGGGCAATGTGCCGCGGCTCGGACTCGACTTCAACTCCCAGCGCCGTGCCGTCCTGGACAACCATGTGCGCCGCACGGAACAGCTCGCCCAGGAGGTGAAGGAGGGCAAGGTCCCGCAGCCGGACTTCGTCCTGTGGCCCGAGAACTCCTCCGACCTCGACCCGTACCGGAACGCCGACGCCCGGATCGTGATCGACGACGCGGTGAAGGCGATCGGCGTGCCCACCGTGATCGGGGCGGTGGTCGAGCCCGACAGCGGGAACCTGCGCAACACCCTCATCCAGTGGGATCCGAAGAAGGGCCCGGTCGACACGTACGACAAGCGCCACATCCAGCCGTTCGGCGAGTACATGCCGATGCGCTCCGTCGCACGGATCTTCAGCTCCGACGTGGACCGGGTGCAGCGCGACTTCGGCCCCGGGAAGAAGGTCGGGGTCTTCGACCTGGCGGGGACGAACGTGGGGCTCGTGACCTGCTACGAGGCCGCGTTCGACGACGCCGTACGGGACACCGTCATGCACGGCGGCCAGCTGATCGCCGTACCCAGCAACAACGCCACGTTCGGCCGCAGCGAGATGACCTACCAGCAGCTGGCCATGTCCAGGGTGCGGGCGGTCGAGCACAGCAGGTCGGTCGTCGTCCCCGTCACCAGCGGGGTCAGCGCCGTCATCCGCCCGGACGGGAAGATCGTCGAGAAGACGAAGCTGTTCACCCCGGACGCGCTCGTGGACGAGGCGCCGCTGAGGTCCTCGCTGACGCCCGCGACCCGGATGGGCACGCTCCCCGAAGGAGTGCTCGTGCTGATCGCCGTGGCCGGGCTCGGCCTGGTCACCGTCCGTTCGGTACGGAGCCGGCGCAGTCGGTGA
- a CDS encoding glutamate racemase: MKIALMDSGIGLLAAAAVVRRLRPDADLVLSSDAPEGMPWGPRTPEYVTAHALDVARAAADHRPDALIVACNTASVHALPALRAELEPTLPVIGTVPAIKPSVAGGGPVAIWATPATTGSPYQRGLIGEFARSVDVTEVPCPGLADAVQNADETAIDLAIAAAAARTPRDVRAVVLGCTHYELVAERIRAAVRQPGLPHVALHGSAGAVAAQALRRIGAEPAPSAEPSGGLAVLLGGRPADLPTAALAYAEGQLLGAVSPAR, translated from the coding sequence GTGAAGATCGCGCTCATGGACTCAGGAATCGGCCTGCTCGCGGCAGCGGCCGTGGTACGCCGACTGAGGCCCGACGCCGATCTGGTGCTCTCCTCGGACGCCCCCGAAGGCATGCCCTGGGGACCGCGCACGCCGGAGTACGTGACCGCCCACGCGCTCGACGTGGCCCGCGCGGCCGCCGACCATCGGCCGGACGCACTGATCGTCGCCTGCAACACGGCCTCCGTGCACGCCCTGCCGGCGCTCCGCGCCGAGCTCGAACCCACGCTGCCGGTCATCGGCACCGTCCCCGCCATCAAGCCATCCGTGGCCGGTGGCGGCCCCGTCGCGATCTGGGCCACGCCCGCCACCACGGGCAGCCCGTACCAGCGCGGACTCATCGGCGAATTCGCCCGCTCCGTCGATGTCACCGAGGTCCCCTGCCCGGGCCTGGCCGACGCCGTGCAGAACGCTGACGAGACCGCGATCGACCTGGCCATCGCCGCAGCCGCCGCTCGCACCCCGCGCGATGTCCGGGCCGTCGTCCTGGGCTGCACCCACTACGAACTGGTCGCCGAACGCATCCGTGCCGCCGTGCGGCAGCCGGGTCTGCCGCACGTCGCGCTGCACGGTTCCGCCGGTGCCGTCGCCGCCCAGGCGTTGCGCCGGATCGGGGCCGAACCCGCTCCGTCGGCCGAACCGTCCGGCGGTCTCGCCGTGCTTCTCGGCGGCCGGCCCGCCGACCTGCCGACGGCCGCTCTGGCCTACGCCGAAGGGCAGCTGCTGGGGGCCGTCAGCCCGGCCCGCTGA
- a CDS encoding glycosyltransferase, with protein sequence MSAVAWIAVGSLAAWVWLLLGQGFFWRTAQRLPRREAPDRWPSVAIVVPARDEAELLPVSLPSLLAQDYPGRAEIFLVDDCSKDGTGDVGRALSVRYGGLPVTVVSPGEPEPGWTGKLWAVRHGMSLARTREPEYLLLTDADIAHEPDSLRELVAAAVSGGFDLVSQMARLRVSSVWERLVVPAFVYFFSQLYPFRWVNRAGARTAAAAGGCVLLRTGAAERARVPESIRQAVIDDVSLARAVQRSGGRIWLGLAERVDSVRPYPRLADLWRMVSRSAYAQLRHSPALLLGTVLGLALVYLVPPVALVTGLLTGDPVTAWAGGAAWAVMAGTYLPMLGYYRQSLWQAPLLPFTAVLYLLMTVDSAVQHHRGRGAAWKGRTYARPEAAPDR encoded by the coding sequence ATGAGCGCCGTTGCCTGGATCGCCGTGGGTTCGCTGGCCGCATGGGTGTGGCTGCTGCTGGGACAGGGGTTCTTCTGGCGGACCGCCCAGCGGCTGCCCCGCCGGGAGGCCCCCGATCGATGGCCGTCCGTCGCGATCGTGGTGCCCGCACGTGACGAGGCCGAATTGCTGCCGGTGAGTCTGCCGTCGCTGCTGGCGCAGGACTATCCGGGGAGAGCGGAGATCTTCCTCGTCGACGACTGCAGCAAGGACGGGACCGGGGACGTGGGGCGTGCGCTGTCCGTGAGGTACGGAGGACTGCCGGTGACGGTGGTTTCGCCGGGTGAGCCCGAGCCGGGCTGGACGGGCAAGCTCTGGGCGGTCCGGCACGGGATGTCCCTGGCCCGGACCAGGGAGCCGGAGTATCTGCTGCTGACGGACGCCGACATCGCGCATGAGCCGGACAGTCTGCGGGAGCTGGTCGCCGCTGCCGTGTCGGGCGGCTTCGACCTGGTCTCGCAGATGGCCAGGCTGCGGGTGTCGAGTGTCTGGGAGCGGCTGGTCGTACCAGCCTTCGTGTACTTCTTCTCGCAGCTCTATCCGTTCCGGTGGGTGAACCGGGCGGGTGCGCGGACGGCCGCGGCAGCCGGTGGCTGCGTGCTGCTGCGGACCGGGGCGGCGGAGCGGGCGCGGGTGCCGGAGTCGATCCGGCAGGCGGTGATCGACGACGTGTCGCTGGCGCGGGCGGTACAGCGCAGCGGCGGGCGGATCTGGCTGGGGCTCGCCGAGCGGGTGGACAGCGTGCGGCCGTATCCGCGGCTGGCGGATCTGTGGCGGATGGTGTCGCGGAGCGCGTACGCCCAGTTGCGGCACAGTCCGGCGCTGTTGCTGGGGACGGTGCTGGGGCTCGCGCTGGTCTATCTCGTGCCGCCGGTCGCGCTCGTCACCGGGCTGCTGACCGGTGACCCGGTGACGGCATGGGCGGGCGGCGCGGCGTGGGCGGTGATGGCCGGGACGTATCTGCCGATGCTGGGCTACTACCGGCAGTCGCTGTGGCAGGCGCCGTTGCTGCCGTTCACCGCTGTGCTCTATCTGCTGATGACGGTCGATTCGGCGGTGCAGCACCACCGGGGCCGTGGCGCGGCCTGGAAGGGGCGTACGTACGCCCGTCCCGAGGCCGCGCCGGACCGGTGA
- a CDS encoding TerD family protein, producing the protein MAAQAVRVELGWRTSPGTPDVDGSALLLVASGKVRSDADFVFYNQPSHASGAVRHEGKRTAGDGMTDNLAVDLARIEPAIDRVVLAASADGGTFGRVTGLYVRITDAANGREIARFDSADATVETAFILGELYRRQGAWKFRAVGQGYGTGLEGLATDFGISVDEPQQTQQPQQTQPYHQPQTPQQPQSATRVDHRPSAPPAPPMAPSAPPAPPLTAPVRLSKVTLTKDAPSVSLAKQGGTSGALRVNLNWEVRKQFKGWGSKLGRAVANHSDLDLDLCALYELTDGRKGVVQALGNAFGALQHPPYIHLDGDDRTGAIATGENLTVNLDHKNKLRRVLIFVTIYEGARSFADLHATVTLQPQHGAPIDFSLDECTVPSTVCALALLTNNGGDFMVQREARYLVPERGVSPQRTIDYAYGWGMNWTPGRK; encoded by the coding sequence GTGGCGGCTCAGGCCGTGCGGGTCGAATTGGGGTGGCGCACCTCCCCGGGGACACCGGACGTGGATGGCTCGGCGCTCCTCCTCGTGGCGTCGGGAAAGGTGCGCAGTGACGCCGACTTCGTCTTCTACAACCAGCCCTCCCACGCATCCGGCGCGGTGCGCCACGAGGGCAAGCGGACCGCCGGTGACGGGATGACGGACAACCTCGCGGTCGACCTGGCGCGCATCGAGCCGGCCATCGACCGCGTGGTCCTGGCGGCCTCCGCGGACGGCGGCACGTTCGGCCGGGTGACCGGGCTGTACGTACGGATCACGGACGCGGCGAACGGCCGGGAGATCGCGCGCTTCGACAGCGCGGACGCGACGGTCGAGACCGCGTTCATTCTCGGGGAGCTCTACCGGCGCCAGGGCGCCTGGAAATTCCGCGCCGTCGGCCAGGGATACGGCACCGGTCTCGAAGGGCTCGCGACCGACTTCGGAATTTCCGTCGATGAACCACAGCAGACACAGCAGCCTCAGCAGACACAGCCGTATCACCAACCCCAAACGCCTCAACAGCCTCAGAGCGCAACGCGGGTTGACCACCGGCCGTCTGCCCCGCCAGCACCGCCGATGGCGCCGTCGGCGCCTCCCGCACCCCCTCTCACCGCGCCCGTCCGCCTGTCCAAGGTGACACTCACCAAGGACGCGCCCTCGGTCTCCCTCGCCAAACAGGGCGGTACTTCGGGAGCGCTTCGCGTCAATCTCAACTGGGAAGTGCGCAAACAGTTCAAGGGCTGGGGAAGCAAACTCGGCCGAGCGGTCGCCAACCACTCGGACCTCGATCTTGATCTCTGCGCTCTCTACGAACTGACCGACGGCCGCAAGGGAGTCGTGCAGGCGTTGGGGAACGCGTTCGGCGCACTCCAGCACCCTCCCTATATCCATCTCGACGGAGACGACCGCACAGGCGCCATCGCCACCGGCGAAAACCTCACCGTCAACCTCGACCACAAGAACAAGCTGCGGCGGGTCCTGATCTTCGTCACGATCTATGAAGGCGCCCGGAGTTTCGCCGACCTCCATGCGACTGTCACTCTCCAGCCCCAGCACGGCGCGCCGATCGACTTCTCGCTCGACGAATGCACCGTCCCGTCCACCGTCTGCGCACTGGCGCTCCTCACCAACAACGGGGGAGATTTCATGGTGCAGCGCGAGGCCCGCTATCTCGTCCCCGAGCGCGGAGTGAGCCCGCAGCGCACCATCGACTACGCATACGGGTGGGGCATGAACTGGACGCCCGGCCGTAAATGA
- a CDS encoding DUF6630 family protein, translating into MSGTDTVRTSLEATASLLAPAHPDVVERVLHAHDDPEGYVRTHAGRLADRGIDEPVADLAWIALVDALCDHRLLAEFDWKEDPQEIRAQLGRLVSRPSVDPWVLFDADEMSLPTDDFLAACGRHYRDVGAALAVLDIDSDCYPVVCLRAARAEELTALAGRAGFTARGLGD; encoded by the coding sequence ATGTCCGGCACCGACACTGTCCGAACGTCGTTGGAAGCCACGGCATCGCTTCTCGCCCCGGCCCATCCGGACGTCGTCGAGCGGGTGTTGCACGCCCACGACGATCCCGAGGGCTATGTGCGGACGCATGCGGGCCGGCTGGCGGATCGCGGCATCGACGAGCCCGTCGCGGACCTCGCATGGATAGCGCTCGTGGATGCGCTCTGCGATCACCGGCTGCTCGCGGAATTCGACTGGAAGGAGGATCCGCAGGAGATCCGGGCCCAGTTGGGGAGGCTCGTCTCCCGGCCGTCCGTGGACCCCTGGGTGTTGTTCGACGCCGACGAGATGTCCCTGCCGACCGACGATTTCCTGGCGGCCTGCGGTCGGCATTATCGCGATGTCGGCGCGGCGCTCGCCGTCCTCGACATCGATTCGGACTGCTACCCGGTGGTGTGTCTGCGCGCGGCGCGGGCCGAGGAGTTGACGGCGCTCGCCGGCCGTGCGGGGTTCACCGCTCGGGGCCTGGGGGACTGA
- a CDS encoding carbohydrate kinase family protein has translation MVVGGSGVDTIVRVDALPVPLADSVHVGPVEEWPGHTGGNVALGARALGLEVALLDCIGDDWIGAQVRERLAAGDVEFAPLISSAGTRRAVNLVDATGRRMSFYDARDPADLRMPRDFYLPRLRRTRHVHLSIMNFARFLYDDIEELGVPVSTDLHDWDGLADHHREFALRSDLVFLSAAGTGEGEGTFALMREILREGRADTVVATAGSGGSHVLTRDGGSTPHHIPATAPPAPVVDSNGAGDAYVCGFLYGRLVGRDPLECARLGAVAGAYACTAPGSTALVPQEVLLASDHARNGSS, from the coding sequence CTGGTCGTCGGAGGCAGTGGGGTGGACACCATCGTGCGGGTCGACGCCCTGCCCGTCCCGCTCGCCGACTCGGTCCATGTCGGGCCGGTCGAGGAATGGCCGGGCCACACCGGAGGGAACGTGGCCCTCGGCGCCCGGGCGCTCGGACTTGAGGTCGCACTCCTCGACTGCATCGGCGACGACTGGATCGGTGCTCAGGTGCGCGAGCGACTGGCCGCGGGGGATGTGGAGTTCGCCCCACTGATTTCCTCAGCGGGCACCCGCCGCGCCGTGAACCTGGTGGATGCGACCGGACGCCGGATGTCGTTCTACGACGCCCGCGACCCGGCCGATCTGAGGATGCCCCGGGATTTCTATCTGCCGAGGCTGCGGCGTACCCGTCACGTTCACCTGTCCATCATGAATTTCGCCCGCTTCCTCTACGACGACATCGAGGAGCTCGGCGTTCCCGTCTCCACGGACCTGCACGACTGGGACGGACTGGCAGACCATCACCGGGAGTTCGCACTCCGCTCCGATCTCGTCTTCCTCAGCGCGGCGGGCACGGGCGAAGGCGAAGGAACCTTCGCCCTGATGCGGGAGATCCTCCGCGAGGGCCGTGCTGACACCGTGGTCGCCACGGCGGGCTCGGGCGGCTCCCACGTACTCACCCGGGACGGCGGCTCCACCCCGCACCACATCCCGGCGACCGCCCCGCCCGCACCGGTGGTGGACTCCAACGGCGCGGGGGACGCCTACGTCTGCGGCTTCCTGTACGGGAGACTCGTCGGCCGGGATCCACTGGAATGCGCCCGCCTGGGAGCCGTGGCGGGGGCGTACGCCTGCACCGCGCCGGGTTCCACCGCCCTCGTCCCGCAGGAAGTCCTGCTGGCATCGGACCACGCCCGGAACGGGAGTTCGTAG
- a CDS encoding DUF6643 family protein, which produces MTSPRSTYGGGYHAAPSFPDTPIYDSLVAERGTPQIAPIRVPAAYDTGNSYLPALPAALPALPAAPSQPNPSYGYQQPTAQQGYAPMQPAQLQHAPAPYIPQQPTAARGGYQAPYPPQQQRQQPQRPAPGTGYEAMRPASPRPAPAPAPSPYEDPYNRPYQGRGY; this is translated from the coding sequence ATGACCTCCCCCCGCTCGACCTACGGCGGCGGCTACCACGCCGCACCGTCGTTCCCCGACACTCCGATCTACGACTCCCTGGTCGCGGAGCGGGGCACCCCTCAGATCGCTCCGATCCGAGTGCCTGCCGCCTATGACACCGGCAACAGCTATCTGCCGGCTCTCCCGGCGGCGCTGCCGGCTCTTCCCGCGGCACCTTCCCAGCCCAATCCGTCGTACGGCTACCAGCAGCCGACGGCTCAGCAGGGTTACGCGCCGATGCAGCCCGCGCAGCTGCAGCACGCCCCGGCGCCGTACATCCCGCAGCAGCCGACCGCTGCCCGCGGCGGTTACCAGGCGCCCTATCCGCCGCAACAGCAGCGGCAGCAACCGCAGCGGCCCGCGCCGGGCACCGGTTACGAGGCGATGCGCCCGGCGTCACCGCGCCCGGCTCCGGCCCCGGCGCCCTCGCCCTACGAGGACCCGTACAACCGCCCGTACCAGGGCCGGGGGTACTGA
- a CDS encoding Rv1733c family protein translates to MWRWRHNSLRRATDRREAWVALVALLLMVLAAPALGWLCGSHTDDALQKSVRAQRAGRHATTAVVVRRTPRAPRFVTDPEVSSERASQTSVVARWKAPDGTNRRGTVLTSSRKTGPGSEVEIWTDLHGRPVSRPMDAPTARTHAVLAGFGATLLGVGLIEGGRRLIVRRMMRGRYTRIDQDWAKAGPDWGRTGAGS, encoded by the coding sequence GTGTGGCGTTGGCGGCACAATTCCCTGCGCCGCGCCACTGACCGGCGCGAGGCATGGGTGGCTCTTGTCGCGTTGCTCCTCATGGTGCTGGCGGCGCCAGCACTGGGTTGGTTGTGCGGGTCGCACACCGACGACGCCCTGCAGAAGTCGGTGCGGGCCCAGCGGGCCGGGCGTCATGCCACCACCGCGGTCGTGGTGCGCCGGACACCGCGAGCGCCGCGTTTCGTCACCGACCCCGAGGTTTCCTCGGAGCGCGCTTCGCAGACCTCGGTGGTGGCGCGCTGGAAGGCCCCGGACGGCACGAACCGCCGCGGCACGGTGCTGACCTCCTCCCGGAAGACCGGCCCCGGCTCCGAGGTGGAGATCTGGACGGACCTCCACGGCCGCCCCGTATCGCGCCCCATGGACGCCCCGACGGCCCGTACGCATGCGGTGCTGGCCGGGTTCGGGGCGACGCTGCTCGGCGTCGGACTGATCGAGGGCGGCCGGCGGCTGATCGTCCGGCGCATGATGCGGGGGCGATACACCCGGATCGACCAGGACTGGGCCAAGGCCGGTCCGGACTGGGGCAGGACAGGGGCCGGCAGCTGA